The sequence CGGTTCTTCCCATCCCGCTCTGCACCTCATCCGCAATGAACAGGATTCCGTATTTTTCCGCCAGTTTCTTCACTCTCTGGTGATATCCGAAAGGTGGGACGATATATCCTCCCTCGCCCTGTATAGCTTCTACAAAGAATGCAGCAACCTCTTCGCCGGGGACCAGCTTTTTGAAGACCACGTCCTCTATGTAGGAAACACACGCAAAATCGCAGCTCTTGGGCACAAGATTGAATACGCATCTGTGGCAGTCGGCATAAGGAACATGCGTCACTCCCGGCATGAGCGGAAAGAACCCCTTCCGCTGGATCGCCTTGCTCGCAGTCAGTGAAAGCGAGCCCATCGATCTACCGTGGAAAGCCCCGAAGAACGCAATGAAATTCTGTCTTCTTGTCTTGTACCGGGCGAGTTTGAGCGAAGCTTCAACTGCTTCCGTGCCTGAGTTGGAAAGAAATGTTTTCTTCCTGAAATTCCCAGGGGTAATTTCCCCCAGGGCTTTTGCAAGCTCGACTTCGACCGTGTAGTAGAAATCAGTCCCCGACATGTGAAGGAATTTTCCGAGTTGATTCTGTATCGCTCTCACTACCTTCGGATGCCTGTGCCCGGTCGAACAGACAGCGATTCCGGCATTGAAATCAATGAACCGGTTTCCATCGACGTCCCACAGGTAAATGCCTTCCGCCTTCTCAACGACAAGCGGATAAGTGCGGGTGTAGGATGGAGAAATGTGCTCTTTGTCGAGGTTCACAACCATCCGCGCTCTTCTCCCGGGCAGCTTCGTCACAAGTCTTGGCGCGTCTTGTTTTCTCAATTAGCAACTCCTTCCGCAGGTTTCTTGTGCCTCAATTTCTCAGACAACCATCCCCGACAGGATAAGGTCAGGTGTCAATCTGGGCCCTCTGAAGTTTTCCGCTGAAATCAATATAGACGGACTTCCATTCACTGAAGATATCAAGAACGGTCACGCTCGCCTCTCTGTGACCGTTCCCTGTCGCCTTGACCCCGCCAAAGGGGAGATGAACCTCTGCCCCGATCGTAGGGCCGTTTATGTATGTGATCCCAGCTTCAAGGTCGCGGATTGCCCTCTGAGCTCTCGTGATGTCGTTAGTGTATATCGAGGAGGAAAGACCATAGTCGGAATCATTGAGAATAGAGACTGCATCATCAAAATCCTTTGCAGGAATGATGCCTATAACCGGTCCGAAGATTTCCTCCTGCGCAATCCTC comes from Candidatus Eisenbacteria bacterium and encodes:
- a CDS encoding acetyl ornithine aminotransferase family protein gives rise to the protein MRKQDAPRLVTKLPGRRARMVVNLDKEHISPSYTRTYPLVVEKAEGIYLWDVDGNRFIDFNAGIAVCSTGHRHPKVVRAIQNQLGKFLHMSGTDFYYTVEVELAKALGEITPGNFRKKTFLSNSGTEAVEASLKLARYKTRRQNFIAFFGAFHGRSMGSLSLTASKAIQRKGFFPLMPGVTHVPYADCHRCVFNLVPKSCDFACVSYIEDVVFKKLVPGEEVAAFFVEAIQGEGGYIVPPFGYHQRVKKLAEKYGILFIADEVQSGMGRTGKMFAIEHWKVVPDIMALAKGIASGLPLGATVASAKVMDWPPGSHGNTFGGNPVSCVSALATIELLRDGLVENARRVGEFVKDSLEEIAECHPAIGWVSGLGLMLGVEIVSDTDRRKGDPAKRDAIVQECFERGLLILPTGPSAIRFSPPLVVKKAQAEIALEIFERAVSKVESRKR